A region of Streptomyces deccanensis DNA encodes the following proteins:
- a CDS encoding DedA family protein, which translates to MLESLGWLAAGPWIYAVVGASIVLDVFLPVLPSGVLVVAVATAAAAETAAGAMPREVPDILVLMLSAATASVLGDLVAYRLAWRGSARLDRAIARSRRLTTAQERLGAALVRGGGLLVVVARFAPAGRSVVSLGAGAARHRARDFLPWSALAGLAWAAYSVALGYFGAQWLGPTWLATAVSLAALFGAGAAAAYFMRRPQPN; encoded by the coding sequence GTGCTTGAGAGTCTGGGTTGGCTGGCCGCCGGCCCATGGATCTACGCCGTGGTGGGCGCGTCCATCGTGCTGGACGTGTTCCTCCCGGTCCTCCCGAGCGGTGTCCTCGTCGTCGCGGTGGCCACGGCCGCCGCGGCGGAGACGGCGGCGGGCGCGATGCCCCGCGAGGTCCCCGACATCCTGGTGCTGATGCTCTCGGCGGCGACCGCGTCCGTGCTCGGTGACCTCGTGGCGTACCGCCTGGCCTGGCGCGGCAGCGCACGACTCGACCGCGCCATCGCCCGCTCCCGCCGCCTGACCACCGCGCAGGAACGTCTCGGCGCCGCGCTCGTACGCGGGGGCGGCCTCCTGGTCGTCGTCGCCCGCTTCGCCCCCGCCGGCCGCTCCGTCGTCTCCCTCGGTGCCGGCGCCGCCCGCCACCGCGCCCGCGACTTCCTCCCCTGGTCCGCGCTCGCCGGCCTCGCCTGGGCCGCCTACAGCGTGGCCCTCGGCTACTTCGGCGCCCAGTGGCTCGGCCCCACCTGGCTCGCGACGGCGGTGTCCCTGGCCGCCCTCTTCGGCGCGGGCGCGGCAGCGGCGTACTTCATGCGCCGCCCCCAGCCCAACTGA
- a CDS encoding DoxX family protein, which produces MTGRLNSAQPYALGLFRIVIGLLFACHGAMSLFGVLGGADGQGGTVSAGTWPGWYAAVIQLVGGTLVLVGLGTRYAAFIASGSMAYAYFKVHQPEGLWPVENGGEAAAFFCWAMFLLIFTGSGALGLDQLFAKRQAASADRTATSKATVTA; this is translated from the coding sequence ATGACCGGACGCCTCAACAGCGCCCAGCCATACGCCCTCGGTCTCTTCCGCATCGTCATCGGTCTGCTCTTCGCCTGCCACGGCGCCATGTCCCTCTTCGGCGTCCTGGGCGGCGCGGACGGGCAGGGCGGCACCGTCTCGGCCGGCACCTGGCCCGGCTGGTACGCGGCCGTCATCCAACTCGTCGGCGGCACCCTGGTGCTCGTCGGCCTGGGCACCCGCTACGCCGCGTTCATCGCCTCGGGCTCCATGGCCTACGCGTACTTCAAGGTCCACCAGCCGGAGGGCCTGTGGCCGGTCGAGAACGGCGGCGAGGCCGCGGCGTTCTTCTGCTGGGCCATGTTCCTGCTGATCTTCACCGGCTCCGGCGCGCTCGGCCTCGACCAGCTCTTCGCCAAGCGCCAGGCCGCGTCCGCGGACAGGACCGCCACGAGCAAGGCCACCGTGACCGCCTGA
- a CDS encoding TetR/AcrR family transcriptional regulator has translation MSVAGRAGTGGDTCRTRSPGQTGAGYHAQVKKENRARIIRAARDLFLAQGYDKTSLAQIAKGARVSTGTLFKRYRSCGLSGSESVQPRAPNGLGRAGPRRTRPRVATRIVCVVRAREASSLRGPASGYSQG, from the coding sequence ATGTCGGTGGCGGGCCGAGCGGGAACCGGTGGCGATACGTGCCGGACCCGGTCTCCCGGGCAGACTGGAGCCGGATATCACGCGCAGGTCAAAAAAGAGAACCGCGCGCGCATCATCCGCGCCGCCCGCGACCTCTTCCTCGCCCAGGGGTACGACAAGACCTCCCTGGCCCAGATCGCCAAGGGGGCCCGCGTCTCGACCGGCACGCTCTTCAAGCGGTACCGTTCCTGTGGACTGAGCGGGAGTGAGTCCGTTCAGCCGCGCGCCCCGAACGGTCTTGGGCGAGCTGGTCCCCGGCGTACTCGACCCCGGGTGGCGACACGCATCGTGTGCGTGGTCCGGGCCCGGGAGGCCAGTTCCCTGCGCGGCCCGGCCAGTGGGTACAGCCAAGGGTGA
- a CDS encoding ketopantoate reductase family protein produces the protein MSNERLTVAVLGPGGVGGLLAALLTRAGNRVICLAGERTAEALERDGIEVRSARFGDFTARVETATELREQVDAALITVKHTTLTASLDRLPAASLGPGTLVVPFLNGVEHPARLRAHYGDDVPLAPATIRVESTRVAPGVIEHGSPFAEVDLTGDRVPRERLNSLAGALEWAGVGTRVLPDETAVLWAKMSFLAPFALLTTRHGLPLGEIRTRHREELTALVEETAAVSTAAGAPVDPAETLRRYDAFPPATKSSMQRDAEAGRPLELDAIGGALLRTAERHGVRVPVATEVVAELRAAEGRRTAE, from the coding sequence ATGTCGAACGAACGACTCACGGTGGCGGTACTCGGCCCCGGCGGCGTGGGCGGCCTGCTCGCCGCCCTGCTGACCCGCGCCGGCAACCGCGTGATCTGTCTGGCCGGCGAGCGGACCGCCGAGGCCCTGGAGCGGGACGGCATCGAGGTCAGAAGCGCCCGCTTCGGCGACTTCACCGCCCGCGTCGAGACAGCGACAGAACTTCGCGAGCAGGTCGACGCGGCCCTGATCACGGTCAAGCACACGACCCTGACGGCCTCCCTGGACCGCCTCCCGGCAGCGTCCCTCGGCCCCGGCACGCTGGTCGTCCCGTTCCTGAACGGCGTCGAGCACCCCGCACGCCTCCGCGCCCACTACGGCGACGACGTGCCCCTCGCCCCCGCCACCATCCGCGTCGAGTCGACCCGGGTCGCCCCGGGCGTCATCGAGCATGGCAGCCCGTTCGCGGAGGTCGACCTGACCGGCGACAGGGTCCCCAGGGAGCGCCTCAACTCCCTTGCGGGAGCCCTGGAATGGGCAGGGGTGGGCACCCGTGTCCTGCCGGACGAGACGGCCGTGCTGTGGGCGAAGATGTCCTTCCTGGCCCCGTTCGCCCTGCTGACGACCCGTCATGGGCTGCCGCTGGGCGAGATCCGCACCCGCCACCGCGAGGAACTGACCGCCCTGGTCGAGGAGACGGCCGCGGTCAGCACGGCCGCCGGCGCCCCGGTCGACCCGGCCGAGACCCTCCGCCGCTACGACGCCTTCCCACCCGCCACCAAGTCGTCCATGCAGCGCGACGCGGAGGCCGGCCGACCCCTCGAACTGGACGCGATCGGCGGCGCGTTGCTCCGTACGGCCGAACGGCACGGCGTACGGGTGCCGGTGGCGACGGAGGTGGTGGCGGAGCTGAGGGCGGCGGAGGGACGTCGGACTGCCGAATGA
- a CDS encoding alkaline phosphatase D family protein, producing MAGLRLGPLLRYVDGSSATVWVEASRPCVAEVRCAGGGRGEAQTFQIAGHHYALVPVTGLTPGTVSAYEVLLDGTPVWPLPDSPHPPSEIRTPAEGDTVRVAFGSCRWAAPPAGEPDPVGPDALDTLAARLAAEPGAERPDVLLLLGDQVYADETSDATRRWLAARRDLAEPPGNQVADYEEYTHLYYESWLDPEIRWLLSTVPSCMIFDDHDVIDDWNTSASWLADMRATPWWRERILSGLMSYWVHQHLGNLSPAELATDPVHAAVRATPDGTDALRAHAAEADRDPASVRWSYRRDFGRVRVLMLDSRAARVLDEGDRSMLNPGEARWLRDQALDARGSYDHLLIGTSLPWLLPHLVHDAEAWSAALCGGERGDRWARFGEKLRRGADLEHWAAFPDSFEDLTRLIAEAGGGTDAPATVLVLSGDVHHAYIAEPSWPEGGTGGSGGPDARVLQLTCSPVHNSIPLSIKLGFRFGWSGTGRALGRWFGRHGRGARPSIDWRRTGGPWFGNHLMTLTLHGRSARLRLDRAQVRRGGGARLETASESVLVP from the coding sequence ATGGCGGGGCTGCGTCTGGGACCACTGCTGAGATATGTGGACGGCTCGTCCGCGACCGTATGGGTCGAGGCCAGCCGGCCGTGCGTCGCCGAGGTCCGCTGCGCGGGCGGCGGTCGCGGCGAGGCCCAGACCTTCCAGATCGCCGGCCACCACTACGCGCTGGTCCCGGTGACGGGCCTCACGCCGGGCACGGTCTCGGCGTACGAGGTGCTCCTCGACGGCACCCCCGTATGGCCCCTCCCCGACTCCCCCCACCCGCCCTCCGAGATCCGCACCCCCGCCGAGGGCGACACCGTCCGGGTCGCCTTCGGCTCCTGCCGCTGGGCCGCGCCGCCCGCCGGGGAGCCGGACCCGGTGGGCCCGGACGCCCTCGACACGCTGGCCGCCCGCCTGGCCGCCGAACCGGGCGCCGAACGCCCCGACGTCCTGCTGCTCCTCGGCGACCAGGTGTACGCGGACGAGACCTCCGACGCCACCCGCCGCTGGCTCGCCGCACGCCGCGACCTCGCGGAACCGCCGGGCAACCAGGTGGCGGACTACGAGGAGTACACCCACCTCTACTACGAGTCCTGGCTCGACCCCGAGATCCGCTGGCTGCTCTCCACCGTCCCCAGCTGCATGATCTTCGACGACCACGACGTCATCGACGACTGGAACACCAGCGCGTCCTGGCTCGCCGACATGCGGGCGACCCCCTGGTGGCGCGAGCGGATCCTGAGCGGTCTGATGTCGTACTGGGTCCATCAGCACCTCGGCAACCTCTCCCCCGCCGAACTGGCCACCGACCCCGTCCACGCCGCCGTACGCGCCACCCCGGACGGCACGGACGCGCTGCGCGCCCATGCCGCCGAGGCCGACCGGGACCCGGCCTCGGTCCGCTGGAGCTACCGGCGGGACTTCGGCCGGGTACGGGTGCTGATGCTCGACTCACGGGCGGCACGGGTCCTCGACGAGGGCGATCGCTCGATGCTGAACCCCGGCGAGGCGCGGTGGCTGCGGGACCAGGCACTGGACGCGCGCGGCTCGTACGACCATCTGCTCATCGGCACCTCCCTGCCCTGGCTGCTGCCCCACCTCGTGCACGACGCCGAGGCGTGGAGCGCCGCGCTCTGCGGGGGCGAGCGCGGGGACCGCTGGGCGCGGTTCGGGGAGAAGCTGCGCCGGGGCGCCGATCTGGAGCACTGGGCGGCCTTCCCCGACTCCTTCGAGGACCTGACCCGGCTGATCGCCGAGGCGGGCGGCGGCACCGACGCCCCGGCGACCGTGCTGGTGCTCTCCGGGGACGTGCACCACGCGTACATCGCCGAACCGTCGTGGCCGGAGGGCGGGACGGGCGGCAGCGGGGGCCCCGACGCCCGCGTGCTCCAGCTCACCTGCTCCCCCGTGCACAACTCCATCCCGCTCTCGATAAAGCTCGGCTTCCGCTTCGGCTGGAGCGGGACGGGGCGGGCGCTCGGCCGGTGGTTCGGGCGGCACGGGCGGGGCGCGCGGCCGTCCATCGACTGGCGCAGGACCGGCGGCCCCTGGTTCGGCAACCACCTCATGACACTGACGCTGCACGGCCGTTCGGCACGGCTGCGGCTGGACCGCGCACAGGTCCGCCGGGGCGGCGGCGCCCGCCTCGAAACGGCGTCGGAGTCGGTACTCGTCCCCTAA
- a CDS encoding DUF2277 domain-containing protein, with protein sequence MCRSIKTLRPPVLPEEATEDEIRAAALQYVRKVSGFRAPAAHNREVFEQAVDAVAEATAALLAGLEVRGAARRAG encoded by the coding sequence ATGTGCCGCAGTATCAAGACGCTTCGACCGCCCGTCCTGCCCGAAGAGGCCACCGAGGACGAGATCAGGGCCGCCGCCCTGCAGTACGTCCGGAAGGTCTCCGGCTTCCGCGCGCCCGCCGCTCACAACCGTGAGGTCTTCGAGCAGGCGGTGGACGCGGTCGCGGAGGCCACGGCCGCGTTGCTGGCCGGGTTGGAGGTGCGGGGGGCCGCGCGTCGGGCGGGTTAG
- a CDS encoding SDR family oxidoreductase, whose protein sequence is MREPASPRARQTLGDKVPVVQADARDLDAQRALAKEVGEHFGKLDVAFLNAGVSDWRPFEDHTEDSYDRLFDINVKSVFFLSQALVPVLANPSSVILNASNSAHGGYGHSNAYAATKAAVGSLMRSWNADLLTSHGIRFNAVSPGPVDTPLYSAAKLGIEDPAVQAAVVEGISSTIPLGRMGLPEEVAEAVVYLASDASAFAVGQDLVLDGGQTVL, encoded by the coding sequence GTGCGCGAGCCGGCTTCGCCGCGCGCGCGGCAGACCCTCGGGGACAAGGTGCCGGTCGTGCAGGCCGACGCACGCGATCTCGACGCGCAGCGCGCCCTGGCCAAGGAGGTGGGTGAGCACTTCGGAAAGCTGGACGTGGCGTTCCTGAACGCCGGTGTCTCGGACTGGCGGCCGTTCGAGGACCACACGGAGGACAGCTACGACCGGCTCTTCGACATCAACGTCAAGAGCGTCTTCTTCCTCAGCCAGGCCCTGGTGCCCGTACTGGCCAACCCGTCCTCGGTCATCCTCAACGCGTCGAACAGCGCGCACGGCGGCTACGGACATTCGAACGCCTACGCCGCGACGAAGGCGGCTGTCGGCTCCCTGATGCGCTCGTGGAACGCGGACCTGCTGACGTCGCACGGCATCCGGTTCAACGCGGTCAGCCCCGGGCCGGTGGACACCCCGCTGTACTCCGCCGCCAAGCTCGGGATCGAGGACCCGGCGGTGCAGGCGGCGGTCGTGGAGGGGATCAGCTCCACCATCCCGCTGGGTCGTATGGGTCTGCCCGAGGAGGTCGCGGAAGCCGTCGTGTACCTGGCCTCCGACGCCTCGGCCTTCGCCGTGGGCCAGGACCTTGTCCTGGACGGAGGCCAGACCGTCCTCTGA
- a CDS encoding FAD/NAD(P)-binding protein, whose product MSERPGISDIGIALVGAGPRGTSVLERLCASAPELLSPGSRLTVHVVDPAPPGPGRVWRTEQSPQLLMNTVASQVTLFTDDSVDCSGPIRPGPSLYEWASRRAGQLGRSGGLSGLGPDDYPTRAQYGRYLEWVFAEVVRGAPPGIRVEVHGTRAVRLEDAPDGGQRLTLATGRVLTGLAAVVLTQGHLPTLPDRAERDLAAYADRHGLRHFPPANPADLDLSSVAPGEPVLLRGLGLNFFDHMALLTTGRGGAFVYDAAKGGLRYEPSGREPRLYAGSRRGVPYQARGDNAKGPYGRHTPLVLTPEVIAAFRKRADSGEAPDFLTEIWPLVAKEVETVYYETLLAKAGPASVCGTLPSASPASPGGSRGVRGGSAYGPFPVMSCDLFGGTALFRDRFLATPHGSPQETAVLDEFGIAKTDRWSWERVARPYAGRVFTDAADWRGWLLEHLREDAAQAALGNVHGPVKAALDVLRDLRNELRLIVDHGGLAGASRREHLDRWYTPLNAFLSIGPPRSRVEEMSALIEAGTLTVLGPRLETRPENGAWLAHSPDVPGSAVRVTTVVEARLPEPDLRRTADALLADLLATGACRAHRVDGYETGGLDVTPRPYHLIDRQGAAHARRFAFGVPTEGVHWVTAAGARPGVDSVTLSDADAVARAVLRAATPATAPQVRAKRWPDVELASID is encoded by the coding sequence TTGTCCGAACGGCCAGGGATCAGTGACATCGGCATCGCCCTCGTCGGAGCCGGCCCGCGCGGCACCAGCGTCCTGGAACGCCTCTGTGCCTCCGCCCCCGAACTGCTCAGTCCCGGCAGCCGGCTGACCGTCCATGTGGTCGACCCCGCGCCGCCGGGCCCCGGCCGGGTCTGGCGCACCGAGCAGTCCCCCCAACTGCTGATGAACACCGTCGCTTCGCAGGTCACGCTCTTCACCGACGACAGCGTGGACTGCTCGGGCCCGATACGCCCAGGGCCGAGCCTGTACGAGTGGGCGAGCCGGAGGGCGGGGCAGCTGGGCAGGTCGGGTGGGCTGAGCGGGTTGGGGCCCGACGACTATCCGACGCGGGCCCAGTACGGCCGTTATCTGGAGTGGGTCTTCGCCGAGGTGGTGCGCGGCGCGCCGCCCGGGATCCGGGTCGAGGTGCACGGCACCCGCGCGGTCCGGCTGGAGGACGCCCCCGACGGCGGCCAGCGGCTCACCCTCGCCACCGGCCGCGTCCTCACCGGCCTCGCCGCCGTGGTCCTCACCCAGGGCCACCTCCCCACCCTCCCCGACCGGGCCGAACGGGACCTGGCCGCGTACGCCGACCGCCACGGCCTGCGCCACTTCCCGCCCGCCAACCCGGCCGACCTCGACCTCTCCTCCGTCGCCCCTGGCGAACCCGTCCTCCTGCGCGGTCTGGGCCTCAACTTCTTCGACCACATGGCCCTGTTGACGACCGGGCGGGGCGGCGCCTTCGTGTACGACGCCGCAAAGGGGGGCCTGCGGTACGAGCCCTCCGGCCGCGAGCCCCGGCTGTACGCCGGCTCCCGGCGAGGCGTCCCGTACCAGGCACGCGGCGACAACGCCAAGGGCCCCTACGGCCGCCACACCCCGCTCGTCCTGACCCCCGAGGTCATCGCGGCGTTCCGCAAACGCGCGGACTCCGGCGAGGCACCGGACTTCCTGACGGAGATATGGCCGCTGGTGGCTAAGGAAGTCGAAACGGTCTACTACGAGACCCTGTTGGCGAAGGCGGGGCCGGCGTCGGTGTGCGGCACCCTCCCCTCCGCCTCCCCTGCCTCCCCCGGCGGGTCGCGTGGTGTGCGCGGGGGTTCGGCGTACGGGCCGTTCCCCGTGATGTCCTGCGATCTCTTCGGCGGAACCGCCCTCTTCCGTGACCGTTTCCTCGCCACGCCCCACGGCTCCCCCCAAGAGACCGCCGTCCTCGACGAGTTCGGGATCGCCAAGACGGACCGGTGGTCGTGGGAACGGGTCGCGCGGCCGTACGCGGGGCGGGTGTTCACGGACGCGGCGGACTGGCGGGGCTGGCTGCTGGAACACCTGCGGGAGGACGCCGCGCAGGCCGCCCTCGGGAATGTCCACGGCCCGGTGAAGGCCGCCCTGGACGTGCTGCGGGACCTGCGGAACGAGCTTCGGCTGATCGTGGACCACGGCGGACTCGCGGGCGCGTCACGCCGGGAGCACCTGGACCGCTGGTACACGCCCCTGAACGCGTTCCTGTCGATCGGCCCGCCCCGCAGCCGCGTCGAGGAGATGTCCGCGCTGATCGAGGCGGGCACCCTGACCGTGCTGGGCCCCCGGCTCGAGACCCGTCCGGAGAACGGCGCCTGGCTGGCGCACTCGCCCGACGTACCGGGGTCGGCGGTCCGCGTGACGACGGTCGTCGAGGCGCGGCTCCCGGAGCCGGACCTGCGCAGGACGGCCGACGCACTCCTCGCCGACCTGCTGGCGACGGGAGCCTGCCGTGCGCACCGGGTGGACGGCTACGAGACGGGAGGGCTGGACGTCACGCCCCGGCCGTATCACCTGATAGACCGTCAAGGTGCCGCGCACGCGCGGCGGTTCGCGTTCGGCGTGCCGACGGAGGGCGTGCACTGGGTGACGGCCGCGGGCGCCCGACCAGGAGTGGATTCGGTCACGCTTTCGGACGCGGACGCCGTGGCGCGAGCGGTTCTACGTGCGGCGACACCTGCGACGGCTCCCCAAGTGCGGGCAAAACGCTGGCCAGATGTTGAACTTGCAAGCATCGATTAG
- a CDS encoding amidase domain-containing protein: protein MRSRTLSLAGSTLAAAVVASALLPVAAANAAASTPKVTKATKDAFGRVADNVLTDRTAVLLGSKAARKSLKPTGGVQLSAGQKKAEDGKLSALKGTKSRLASLGEAYTSADTKVTVDGAKVKGKKATVQVTETTTLKYKKIRGDEPASTGFDAHHVLTFTAQANGTWQLTAMRSTDGGAPRINEPVAAPADSKLSRTPMAIIQAPKAATTPNPAPKPKTLTGGAYDYRAMATYTEKYWKNYNPAYRKYNAAGGDCTNYLSQGLLAGGWKQISTVTPEEYDTWYYASNGTADAWIGVNEWSWFTQTAKRTTALANVYQMDIGDVLQVDFNKDGSKDHSMMTTYRSASGVPYLTYHDADTYRRSVASIIASYPTANYFAYRT from the coding sequence GTGAGATCAAGGACGTTGAGCCTCGCAGGCTCGACCCTCGCGGCGGCCGTCGTGGCCTCCGCCCTGCTGCCCGTCGCCGCGGCGAACGCCGCCGCGTCGACCCCCAAGGTCACGAAGGCGACCAAGGACGCCTTCGGGCGCGTCGCGGACAACGTGCTCACCGACCGTACGGCCGTGCTGCTCGGCAGCAAGGCCGCGCGCAAGTCGCTGAAGCCCACCGGCGGTGTGCAGCTGTCCGCCGGCCAGAAGAAGGCCGAGGACGGCAAGCTGTCCGCCCTGAAGGGCACCAAGTCCCGTCTGGCGTCGCTGGGTGAGGCCTACACCTCGGCCGACACGAAGGTCACCGTCGACGGCGCCAAGGTCAAGGGCAAGAAGGCCACGGTCCAGGTCACCGAGACCACGACCCTGAAGTACAAGAAGATACGCGGCGACGAACCCGCCTCGACGGGCTTCGACGCGCACCACGTGCTCACCTTCACCGCCCAGGCGAACGGCACCTGGCAGCTGACCGCGATGCGCTCCACCGACGGCGGCGCCCCGCGGATCAACGAGCCCGTCGCCGCCCCCGCGGACAGCAAGCTCAGCCGTACGCCGATGGCCATCATCCAGGCCCCCAAGGCGGCCACTACGCCCAACCCGGCCCCCAAGCCGAAGACGCTCACGGGCGGCGCCTACGACTACAGGGCGATGGCCACGTACACCGAGAAGTACTGGAAGAACTACAACCCGGCGTACCGCAAGTACAACGCGGCCGGCGGCGACTGCACCAACTACCTCAGCCAGGGCCTCCTGGCGGGCGGCTGGAAGCAGATCTCCACGGTCACGCCGGAGGAGTACGACACCTGGTACTACGCCTCCAACGGCACCGCCGACGCGTGGATCGGCGTCAACGAGTGGTCCTGGTTCACCCAGACCGCCAAGCGGACCACCGCGCTCGCGAACGTCTACCAGATGGACATCGGCGACGTGCTCCAGGTCGACTTCAACAAGGACGGGTCCAAGGACCACTCCATGATGACGACCTACCGCAGCGCCAGCGGTGTCCCGTACCTGACGTACCACGACGCGGACACCTACCGCCGTTCGGTCGCGAGCATCATCGCCTCGTACCCGACCGCGAACTACTTCGCGTACCGCACCTGA
- a CDS encoding DUF4097 family beta strand repeat-containing protein, with protein sequence MTGTAHTARTARPAQTARTARTARRSRAGAMGVAGLAVVLMASVAACGADAGEDRDPEHRSFALAGRTLTVDSDDSALELVAADVDEVEVTRWFEGRVMVGGKPRVTWEMKDDRLELRLECDGIVADCAAKHRIEVPRGVAVAVRSDDGSVTAKGFAEPLEVRSADGAVRVGDTTGPLELHTDDASVRALGVASRSVKVSTQDGSVKLELGVVPDLVESRSDDGSISIGLPRDTSYRIETGSDDGSVDVSVPRDEGSAHVVTAHTQDGSVTVRNVG encoded by the coding sequence ATGACAGGCACCGCACACACCGCACGCACCGCACGCCCGGCGCAAACCGCTCGTACGGCTCGTACGGCTCGCAGGTCGCGTGCGGGAGCGATGGGGGTCGCCGGTCTCGCCGTGGTGCTCATGGCGTCCGTGGCCGCGTGCGGGGCGGACGCCGGGGAGGACCGGGATCCGGAGCACCGGAGCTTCGCCCTGGCGGGCCGGACGCTCACGGTCGACTCGGACGACTCCGCGCTCGAACTGGTCGCGGCGGACGTGGACGAGGTCGAGGTCACCCGGTGGTTCGAGGGGCGGGTCATGGTCGGCGGGAAGCCCCGGGTGACCTGGGAGATGAAGGACGACCGGCTGGAGCTGCGGCTGGAGTGCGACGGCATCGTCGCCGACTGCGCGGCCAAGCACCGGATCGAGGTCCCGCGCGGGGTGGCGGTCGCCGTGCGCAGCGACGACGGGAGTGTGACCGCGAAGGGCTTCGCGGAGCCGCTGGAGGTCCGGTCGGCCGACGGTGCCGTGCGGGTCGGCGACACCACCGGGCCGTTGGAGCTGCACACCGACGACGCCTCCGTGCGGGCGCTCGGGGTCGCGTCGCGGAGCGTCAAGGTGAGCACGCAGGACGGTTCGGTCAAGCTCGAACTCGGGGTCGTGCCGGACCTGGTGGAGTCGCGCAGTGACGACGGTTCGATCAGTATCGGGTTGCCGCGGGACACGTCGTACCGGATCGAGACCGGGAGCGACGACGGTTCCGTGGACGTCTCGGTGCCCCGTGACGAGGGCAGCGCCCATGTGGTGACTGCCCACACGCAGGACGGTTCGGTGACGGTGCGCAACGTCGGCTGA
- a CDS encoding DUF4383 domain-containing protein: protein MATHATHTLRPGKGRHAGSRRRIRIDEHLPVDHRLSRVYRIGAGLMGLFLLVFGILGLIDKVGWFDTNGDEVVGLSTNGTLSVLSIAVGLLLLVGMVIGGNFASTLNMTLGVLFILSGFANMALLDTDSNFLAFRIQNVLFSFVVGILLMTFGMYGRVGTALPHDNPYWRARHPEEAERETRRKAGAGMAKLERADALPESGTDDGKGAG from the coding sequence ATGGCCACGCACGCCACGCACACACTGCGTCCGGGCAAGGGTCGGCACGCGGGTTCCCGGCGGCGGATCAGGATCGACGAGCACCTGCCCGTCGACCACCGCCTCAGCAGGGTCTACCGGATCGGGGCGGGCCTGATGGGCCTGTTCCTGCTCGTCTTCGGCATCCTGGGGCTCATCGACAAGGTGGGCTGGTTCGACACGAACGGCGACGAGGTCGTGGGGCTGAGCACCAACGGCACGCTGAGCGTCCTGTCGATCGCCGTGGGACTGCTGCTGCTCGTCGGCATGGTGATCGGCGGCAACTTCGCCTCCACGCTGAACATGACCCTGGGCGTCCTGTTCATCCTGAGCGGCTTCGCGAACATGGCCCTGCTGGACACCGACTCGAACTTCCTGGCGTTCCGGATCCAGAACGTCCTGTTCAGCTTTGTCGTCGGCATCCTGCTGATGACGTTCGGGATGTACGGCAGGGTCGGCACGGCGCTGCCGCACGACAACCCGTACTGGCGGGCCCGCCATCCCGAGGAGGCGGAGCGCGAGACGCGGCGCAAGGCCGGTGCGGGGATGGCGAAGCTGGAACGCGCCGACGCCCTCCCCGAGTCCGGGACGGACGACGGGAAGGGCGCCGGCTGA
- a CDS encoding LysR family transcriptional regulator, which produces MTLDDLRVFVAVCRAGSLSAVARELGCTQSAVSQHVRRLEREVGVALVERQARGVVPTRAGRVLQEAAADGITGLDLALRRLAEMVRGDGGVVRVATGGTTVRHFMTQGIVDFRRSYPDVGLEFQTMRSSAGCRDALADPSRDLDLSWLTLGPAVRGIEQRAVAELPWVLAVRADDELAGRERVEGRELDGMRLIGLPENSTSYAHLDAAYRELDISVSSSGAGVADWDTAILLAELGVGHAVVPALPGWTGPGHPGLRFVPVPDLPPLTVGWAVRRWDALSPPARAFADTVARHAVRVGGGVRAVEE; this is translated from the coding sequence ATGACCCTCGATGATCTCCGTGTCTTCGTCGCCGTCTGCCGGGCCGGGAGTCTCAGCGCGGTGGCCCGTGAGCTGGGGTGCACCCAGTCGGCGGTGAGCCAGCACGTGCGGCGGCTGGAGCGGGAGGTCGGGGTCGCCCTGGTGGAGCGGCAGGCCCGAGGGGTCGTGCCCACCCGGGCAGGCCGGGTGCTCCAGGAGGCGGCGGCCGATGGCATCACCGGGCTCGACCTCGCCCTGCGCCGACTGGCCGAGATGGTGCGCGGTGACGGCGGTGTCGTACGGGTCGCCACGGGCGGCACGACCGTGCGGCACTTCATGACGCAGGGCATCGTCGACTTCCGGCGCTCGTACCCGGACGTGGGCCTGGAGTTCCAGACCATGCGGTCCAGCGCCGGGTGCCGCGACGCGCTGGCCGATCCGTCCCGGGACCTCGACCTCTCCTGGCTGACCCTGGGGCCCGCCGTCCGGGGCATCGAACAGCGGGCCGTGGCGGAACTGCCCTGGGTGCTCGCCGTGCGCGCCGACGACGAACTCGCCGGACGGGAGCGGGTGGAGGGCCGGGAACTGGACGGGATGCGGCTGATCGGGCTGCCGGAGAACTCCACGTCGTACGCCCATCTCGACGCCGCCTACCGGGAGTTGGACATCTCCGTCAGCTCCTCCGGGGCCGGGGTCGCCGACTGGGACACCGCGATCCTCCTCGCCGAGCTCGGCGTCGGCCACGCCGTGGTCCCCGCGCTCCCGGGCTGGACGGGCCCCGGCCACCCCGGGCTCCGCTTCGTCCCGGTCCCCGACCTGCCCCCGCTCACGGTCGGCTGGGCCGTACGACGCTGGGACGCCCTGTCACCCCCGGCCCGCGCCTTCGCCGACACGGTGGCCCGGCACGCGGTGCGGGTGGGGGGTGGGGTGCGGGCGGTCGAGGAGTGA